Below is a window of Deltaproteobacteria bacterium DNA.
GGCCCATGTTCGCACCTCATCACGGCTGGCAGCATAAATTGCATCCACGTCTGGAGTAATTTTGATGCCTGGCTCCAAGCACTGCGGGGTAAGATTGACGGGAAAGGGCCCCACGGTGTTTCCGGCCCGCTGCAAAGCGCAAGGAAGTCTAAAACGCGAGTCCAACAGTCGCACTAGTGCATGGAAAATTCGTCCCGACTGGACGTGTTCGCGGGCAGTATGATCATCCCACCCAAGCGCCTGCGAACCGAAAATGTGCGACGCCTTCATATCCGGGAAAGTCAGCAGGAGTCTTCCGCCCGGTTTCACCACTCGAAGCAGATTGTTAAGAAACCGCTCGGGAAAAGCACAGTGCTCCAGAACATAGTATGAGAAAACACAATCTTGAGTCTCAGCGGGGAGACACAAGTCATAACCGCTCCCGCAAATCCAGACCGCTCCCGGCAACCTCCGTTGGTTGTCAGCTATCACTTTGGGAGACATTTCAAGGCCCGTGTAAACACCGCCAAATCCGGCACTCAGCAGCCGCTTGTAAATGCGCCCACTGCCACAGCCCACTTCGAGAGCGGTTTGCGGCTGTGCATCCAATACCGCTTTGCGTAGCGCCCCTTCTGTTATTGGCTGCGCGCTCGCCTCGGCATCAACCATCGCTTGGTATGCATCTCGCGTGGCAGGTTCACTGTAGAAGCGCCCCATGCGCGTCGAAAGCAACTGTAGCTGGGACTCCATCATGGGATCACTGCTCGACACCCAGCGAAACGATCGTCGTCCGAGCCACTGTTCGTGCAAGCACTTGAACAGCGACCATATCACGTAGAAGGAGGCTGGGACGGTTGCCCACGCTCGCTCAAAGTGGCCGCGTAGCACACCACCGACTAAGCGCCGACCCAGCGTGCCCAGATGCCCTGTGTGATACGCTGCGACTGCGGCTGCGGTCATCGCCAAGTGATGCCGTTGCATGATCGAAATCGTCTCATACACGTCTCGGTGGCGACGGAAGCTGATGTTGGAACTGCCTGTGGGATTCATCCGGTAGGTCATCAGGGCGCGCGGTAAATACTCTACGTCCCACCCAGCCCCAAGCAAACGCATCAAGAAATCCCAGTCACCCTTCAAACGAAAACCAGGCGGGAGGCCACCGATCTCGCGGTAAGTCTTCACTCGCGTAGCACAGGAGGAAATATGCCACCAGCAGCCTTTCCGGATCGTGCCCGCCACACTCGCAGCGTTCCCTACAATCCGCTCCGGCGTTGGCGGTTGACGGTTCTCGCCTTTGATGATCATTCCGTTCTCCTCTAAATTGTCCCAACTCGTGCAGATTGTGCCCACCTTTCCATCGGCCGCCGCAATCCTTTCAAGCAGCGCCTCCAGCCAGCCGGGTTTGGCCAAGTTGTCCGCGTGCATCACCAGATACCATTCAATGTGTGCCGGTAGTCGCGCGATGCACTCGTTCATATTCCGATACTCGCCACGGTTGACTGGCGAATCATACACTTCCATTGGAGTTGATCCCCTCCACGTCTCACGCGCCACCTGAATGGTGCGGTCTTTGGAGCAATCATCCGTGATAATAACGCGATCCACCTCGGCCAAAGCTGGTCCCTGAGCCAGCAGACTTTGTAGTGTTGCAGCGACGTAGGCTTCGCAATTATAGGAAGGGACGACGATGACTATTTTTGACATAAGCTCAACGGCATTGGGTGTCTTTGGTTTGTGGCGAGCCTGCTAAGGAGCGGAGTCTGCGTATAATGCGATACGCCAGGCGTCTCAGAGGTCCATAGTTATCAGGGTAGGCATGCAGAAAACGTGGCAAATGTTGAACCCTTTGCAGAGAGTAAGGCACCTGATGCCAAGGCATCTTGCCACACCCAGCGAGGTGCACGCTCCCATCATAACCGCAAAAAAAATGGGTAATCAAGGTGCGATCCTTCCGCAGAGCGCCGACAGAATTGTCTTGGATACCAAATAGTGGGAAATATTCTTTTCTTACACAGATTAGATTCCCTGTGGTGATGCAGATAGGCTCATATCCCTTTTCCTTGGCGAGCGTGTGCAGAGCCGCAACGCTCGCCCCTTGTTGCACCAAGGGTGAGGGTGCCTGGACGAAGTGAACTTCATCGGCCACGGTGGGATTGAACTCAATAACGACAACTCTCGGTGTGTATTTCTGAGCCGCCCTCCACACATGGTAATCGTTCCCATCGATATCGATGCTCAACAGATCAAAATCGATTGGGATCGGTGTTCGCGCCAGTGTAGCGTCCAATGTGTCGTTCCCCTCAAAGCCAATAAACTGCTGCAGGCAAAGGATCTCAGGGCGACCAGAAAACCGCTTGGTGAGAAGTCCAAAGCGTGTTGGATCCGGCTCAATCAAGACTGCGGCGAACTGCTGTTTTTCAATGAGGCTTGTGGTATTGCTCAAGTGTTCACCATCCCACGCACCGAATTCTACGCACCAAGGCTTAACACTCTGAGGGAGAATGGAGAAGATCTTCTCGAGAATCCCGTCCTCACCAGCCTGCGAATACTCGTTTCGGTAGTGCTCAAGTAACCAAGCGTTCGGTTTGACATTCATGTTTTGGTTTGTTGATTGCCAATTATGCATCCCGACGCTTCGACCACGATTGGTGGATTTCCTGGAACGTGGTCTGCAAATCCTTCGTAATACCCCAGCCGGGATAGTGCGCGCGCATCTTCTCCAAGTTTGAGATGTAGCAGATGTGGTCGCCAGCGCGGTTTTGGTCCACGTATTCGTGGTGCATCGGCTGACCGGAAATGGAGGCGATGAGGTCGAAGGCCTCAAAGATGGAGATGGAGTTCTCGCGCCCGCCGCCGATGTTATAGACCTCACCTCGGCGCGGCGCGGCGATGAAACGCTCCATGAACGTGACGACATCGTGGCTGTGGATATTGTCGCGCACCTGCTTGCCCTTATAGCCGAAAACACGGTAGGTGCGGCCTTCGAGGTTGCACTTGATCAGATAGCTCAGGAAGCCGTGCAGCTCTACGCCGCTGTGATTGGGCCCGGTAAGACAGCCGCCACGCAGCACGCAGGTGGGCAGCCCGAAATAGCGGCCATACTCTTGCACCATCACGTCGGCGGCGACCTTCGACGCGCCGAAGAGCGAGTGTTTGCTCTGGTCAATGCGGAATGTCTCGCGGATGCCGTCGCGATAGGTGGGGTCCGCGTAATCCCAGCGCTTCTCCAGCTCGACAAGTGGAATCTCGTTGGGCGCGTCACCGTAGACCTTGTTCGTGCTCATGTGGACGAACGGCGACTCCGGGCAAGCCTGGCGCGTGGCTTCGAGAAAGTTCAGCGTCCCGACCGCATTTACGTCGAAGTCGTCAAACGGCCGACTCGCTGCTAGGTCGTGGCTGGGCTGAGCAGCGGTGTGAACGAGCGCGTCGGGCCGCACTTCCTCGAGCAAGGCCAGCACGCCTGCGCGGTCGCGGATGTCCAACTCATAGTGCCGGAAACTGGGGAACTGCTCCTTCAGTCGGCGCGTATTCCAGCGCGTGTCGCCGCCAGGGCCGAAGAAGTCCGCCCGCATGTTGTTGTCC
It encodes the following:
- a CDS encoding glycosyltransferase, with the protein product MSKIVIVVPSYNCEAYVAATLQSLLAQGPALAEVDRVIITDDCSKDRTIQVARETWRGSTPMEVYDSPVNRGEYRNMNECIARLPAHIEWYLVMHADNLAKPGWLEALLERIAAADGKVGTICTSWDNLEENGMIIKGENRQPPTPERIVGNAASVAGTIRKGCWWHISSCATRVKTYREIGGLPPGFRLKGDWDFLMRLLGAGWDVEYLPRALMTYRMNPTGSSNISFRRHRDVYETISIMQRHHLAMTAAAVAAYHTGHLGTLGRRLVGGVLRGHFERAWATVPASFYVIWSLFKCLHEQWLGRRSFRWVSSSDPMMESQLQLLSTRMGRFYSEPATRDAYQAMVDAEASAQPITEGALRKAVLDAQPQTALEVGCGSGRIYKRLLSAGFGGVYTGLEMSPKVIADNQRRLPGAVWICGSGYDLCLPAETQDCVFSYYVLEHCAFPERFLNNLLRVVKPGGRLLLTFPDMKASHIFGSQALGWDDHTAREHVQSGRIFHALVRLLDSRFRLPCALQRAGNTVGPFPVNLTPQCLEPGIKITPDVDAIYAASRDEVRTWAEAKGCTVHFPGGTEGILRVNVLIEIVKPVGPN
- a CDS encoding FkbM family methyltransferase, which codes for MHNWQSTNQNMNVKPNAWLLEHYRNEYSQAGEDGILEKIFSILPQSVKPWCVEFGAWDGEHLSNTTSLIEKQQFAAVLIEPDPTRFGLLTKRFSGRPEILCLQQFIGFEGNDTLDATLARTPIPIDFDLLSIDIDGNDYHVWRAAQKYTPRVVVIEFNPTVADEVHFVQAPSPLVQQGASVAALHTLAKEKGYEPICITTGNLICVRKEYFPLFGIQDNSVGALRKDRTLITHFFCGYDGSVHLAGCGKMPWHQVPYSLQRVQHLPRFLHAYPDNYGPLRRLAYRIIRRLRSLAGSPQTKDTQCR
- a CDS encoding NAD-dependent epimerase/dehydratase family protein, with product MKKLLVTGSSGLIGSEVVEHFSRTGWAVHGVDNNMRADFFGPGGDTRWNTRRLKEQFPSFRHYELDIRDRAGVLALLEEVRPDALVHTAAQPSHDLAASRPFDDFDVNAVGTLNFLEATRQACPESPFVHMSTNKVYGDAPNEIPLVELEKRWDYADPTYRDGIRETFRIDQSKHSLFGASKVAADVMVQEYGRYFGLPTCVLRGGCLTGPNHSGVELHGFLSYLIKCNLEGRTYRVFGYKGKQVRDNIHSHDVVTFMERFIAAPRRGEVYNIGGGRENSISIFEAFDLIASISGQPMHHEYVDQNRAGDHICYISNLEKMRAHYPGWGITKDLQTTFQEIHQSWSKRRDA